The following coding sequences are from one Gossypium raimondii isolate GPD5lz chromosome 4, ASM2569854v1, whole genome shotgun sequence window:
- the LOC105780398 gene encoding uncharacterized protein LOC105780398 isoform X1 has product MIYIEMKKLFFFKSSSSSSGNNKVLSASMDKQVYQGKTSESWLNDQLVDMADYSWKLMSDSPSFSNASSLVRSRSLSSGNELGQQNCSSSQQQYDHQSRCRAHMPEKKSKAKRCETEIISFERPCSSGSLRLHHDSSGSSSSCSSNVSAQVIDRYIDGEQLPEISKLRNSSTPGNGGRRHPPGARYTAPSSPTHSVKEKNKSHSFRDGDSTRLHFSSRDRVENGFGHESPRMVAKNVIERLSQTHVVPKSSSKGFNRHIPITKEDVYGGYLNMRPESKLEMDEPYKNCFIEGNPDGLNSSEDDSVVELERRSKHAKERALLLSEAHEQESFICNGGFDVSSLIRSVQHLKEEKKKLALEVLDLQQSRIDERASAREELRMAREEMESQIEKLEKAKHETQLRFEKEFDRRSSDWSVKLEKYSLEEQRLRDRVQELAEQNVSLQREVSSFNDRETENRSLTKYSEQQLKELMRRVEKMNDENQDLSQNLSESQEKHRAAMEDVACVRRNLEEKEKECKELQKSVTRLLRTCTEQEKMIEGLRDGYGKEIDQKQSMEKNEKQVQKLQREQMRLTGVELALRKEVESYRLEAYSLRRENIYLLNQLKGNGNEIIGLTSKFDNELQDHVCCLQNRGLSMLNEIINLSSKLIEFIKGKPSHLQGMQPGLDSLFIVESDLKIEGFKRGIESLRRSLQTISGLLHEKSGLVASDSHSASVDPTMSTKRNNQSSEKIIRSELKAETMMTSLLKEKLYSKEVEIEELQAEVAAALRGNEILRCELQNSTDNISCLTHRLKDLQLQIPKKDENVSRLESELQESTKELTILKGILVKVSQERDLMWEEVKQYNEKNMVLNSEINALKKRIEGLEEDIHLKEGQITILKDTLSNHKSCDLLGSPTSMPEFLLE; this is encoded by the exons ATGATATATATAGAGATGAAGAAACTGTTTTTCTTCAAATCTTCCTCTTCTAGCAGTGGTAACAACAAGGTTCTTTCGGCATCAATGGATAAACAAGTTTACCAGGGGAAAACATCAGAAAGTTGGTTGAATGATCAACTTGTTGACATGGCTGACTACAGTTGGAAGCTAATGTCTGATAGCCCCAGCTTCAGTAATGCTTCTAGTCTTGTTCGGAGTCGTTCTTTGTCATCAGGCAACGAGCTTGGACAACAAAATTGTTCTTCCTCACAACAGCAGTATGATCACCAATCGCG ATGCAGGGCTCATATGCCTGAGAAGAAATCTAAGGCAAAACGATGTGAAACAGAAATTATCAGTTTCGAGAGGCCGTGTTCTTCTGGTTCTTTGAGGCTGCACCATGATTCATCTGGCAGCTCTTCCTCTTGCTCTAGCAATGTGTCGGCCCAAGTTATCGATCGCTATATTGACGGAGAACAGCTTCCGGAAATTAGCAAGTTAAGGAACAGTTCAACTCCAGGAAATGGTGGTCGGAGGCATCCACCGGGAGCTCGATATACTGCACCTTCATCTCCGACACATAGTGTCAAAGAGAAAAACAAGTCTCATTCATTTAGGGATGGTGACAGCACTCGTCTTCACTTTTCATCTAGAGATAGGGTGGAAAATGGATTCGGGCATGAGTCGCCACGAATGGTTGCAAAGAATGTGATTGAGAGGCTTTCACAGACTCATGTTGTCCCAAAATCAAGTTCAAAGGGATTCAACCGTCATATTCCGATCACAAAGGAAGATGTATATGGTGGATACTTGAATATGCGTCCTGAGTCCAAATTGGAAATGGATGAGCCTTACAAAAATTGTTTCATTGAGGGAAACCCTGACGGTTTAAATTCTTCTGAAGATGATTCAGTAGTCGAGTTAGAAAGACGATCTAAACATGCCAAGGAAAGAGCCTTGCTTCTTTCTGAAGCTCATGAGCAGGAAAGCTTTATTTGTAATGGTGGGTTTGATGTTTCATCGCTCATTCGGTCTGTTCAGCAcctaaaagaggagaaaaaaaagCTAGCCCTCGAGGTTTTGGATCTTCAACAGTCTAGAATTGACGAGAGAGCGAGTGCTAGGGAGGAACTGAGAATGGCGAGGGAAGAAATGGAGTCACAGATTGAAAAACTAGAGAAGGCAAAGCATGAGACACAGTTGCGATTCGAAAAGGAGTTCGATAGAAGGTCAAGTGATTGGTCGGTTAAGCTTGAGAAGTATAGCTTAGAAGAGCAAAGGCTTCGTGATCGAGTTCAAGAGTTAGCAGAGCAAAACGTTTCACTTCAGAGAGAAGTCTCTTCCTTCAATGACAGGGAAACTGAAAACAGAAGCCTTACGAAGTACTCAGAACAACAACTTAAAGAGTTGATGAGAAGGGTTGAAAAGATGAACGATGAGAATCAAGATCTAAGTCAAAATCTCTCCGAGTCACAAGAGAAGCATAGAGCAGCAATGGAAGATGTAGCTTGCGTTAGAAGAAATCTCgaagagaaagagaaggagTGCAAGGAATTGCAAAAGTCCGTTACCAGACTACTCCGAACATGCACCGAGCAAGAGAAAATGATTGAAGGGTTGAGAGATGGATACGGTAAGGAGATCGACCAGAAGCAATCtatggaaaagaatgaaaagcAAGTGCAAAAATTACAAAGGGAGCAAATGAGGTTAACTGGAGTAGAATTGGCATTAAGAAAGGAAGTAGAGTCTTATAGGCTTGAAGCTTACTCTCTTCGACGCGAGAATATCTATTTGTTGAATCAATTAAAGGgtaatggaaatgaaattatCGGATTAACCTCCAAGTTTGACAACGAACTGCAGGATCATGTATGCTGTCTACAGAATCGCGGACTGTCTATGCTTAATGAGATTATCAATCTGTCTTCAAAGTTAATTGAGTTCATCAAAGGAAAACCTAGTCATCTTCAAGGAATGCAACCAGGTTTAGATAGTCTATTTATTGTTGAATCTGATCTTAAAATCGAAGGCTTTAAACGTGGAATTGAAAGCCTAAGGAGAAGTCTGCAGACAATATCTGGTTTGTTGCATGAGAAATCCGGTTTGGTTGCCTCGGACTCTCACTCAGCATCCGTGGATCCAACCATGTCAACAAAACGCAACAATCAATCTTCAGAG AAGATTATAAGAAGTGAGCTTAAAGCAGAAACTATGATGACAAGTTTGTTGAAGGAAAAGCTTTATTCAAAAGAGGTTGAAATAGAAGAGTTGCAAGCTGAGGTTGCGGCAGCTTTGAGAGGCAATGAAATACTAAGATGTGAATTACAAAATTCAACTGACAACATTTCATGCCTCACTCATAGGTTGAAGGATCTTCAACTTCAG ATACcgaaaaaagatgaaaatgtaaGTCGACTCGAGAGCGAGTTACAAGAATCAACAAAGGAACTAACCATATTGAAGGGTATATTGGTTAAGGTTTCACAAGAGAGAGATTTGATGTGGGAAGAAGTGAAGCAATATAATGAGAAGAACATGGTTTTGAATTCAGAGATTAATGCATTGAAAAAGAGAATAGAAGGTTTGGAAGAAGACATACATCTAAAAGAAGGTCAGATTACAATTTTGAAAGACACTTTAAGCAATCATAAAAGTTGTGATCTTCTTGGTAGTCCCACTTCTATGCCTGAATTCTTGCTGGAATGA
- the LOC105780398 gene encoding uncharacterized protein LOC105780398 isoform X2 → MIYIEMKKLFFFKSSSSSSGNNKVLSASMDKQVYQGKTSESWLNDQLVDMADYSWKLMSDSPSFSNASSLVRSRSLSSGNELGQQNCSSSQQQYDHQSRCRAHMPEKKSKAKRCETEIISFERPCSSGSLRLHHDSSGSSSSCSSNVSAQVIDRYIDGEQLPEISKLRNSSTPGNGGRRHPPGARYTAPSSPTHSVKEKNKSHSFRDGDSTRLHFSSRDRVENGFGHESPRMVAKNVIERLSQTHVVPKSSSKGFNRHIPITKEDVYGGYLNMRPESKLEMDEPYKNCFIEGNPDGLNSSEDDSVVELERRSKHAKERALLLSEAHEQESFICNGGFDVSSLIRSVQHLKEEKKKLALEVLDLQQSRIDERASAREELRMAREEMESQIEKLEKAKHETQLRFEKEFDRRSSDWSVKLEKYSLEEQRLRDRVQELAEQNVSLQREVSSFNDRETENRSLTKYSEQQLKELMRRVEKMNDENQDLSQNLSESQEKHRAAMEDVACVRRNLEEKEKECKELQKSVTRLLRTCTEQEKMIEGLRDGYGKEIDQKQSMEKNEKQVQKLQREQMRLTGVELALRKEVESYRLEAYSLRRENIYLLNQLKGNGNEIIGLTSKFDNELQDHVCCLQNRGLSMLNEIINLSSKLIEFIKGKPSHLQGMQPGLDSLFIVESDLKIEGFKRGIESLRRSLQTISGLLHEKSGLVASDSHSASVDPTMSTKRNNQSSEIIRSELKAETMMTSLLKEKLYSKEVEIEELQAEVAAALRGNEILRCELQNSTDNISCLTHRLKDLQLQIPKKDENVSRLESELQESTKELTILKGILVKVSQERDLMWEEVKQYNEKNMVLNSEINALKKRIEGLEEDIHLKEGQITILKDTLSNHKSCDLLGSPTSMPEFLLE, encoded by the exons ATGATATATATAGAGATGAAGAAACTGTTTTTCTTCAAATCTTCCTCTTCTAGCAGTGGTAACAACAAGGTTCTTTCGGCATCAATGGATAAACAAGTTTACCAGGGGAAAACATCAGAAAGTTGGTTGAATGATCAACTTGTTGACATGGCTGACTACAGTTGGAAGCTAATGTCTGATAGCCCCAGCTTCAGTAATGCTTCTAGTCTTGTTCGGAGTCGTTCTTTGTCATCAGGCAACGAGCTTGGACAACAAAATTGTTCTTCCTCACAACAGCAGTATGATCACCAATCGCG ATGCAGGGCTCATATGCCTGAGAAGAAATCTAAGGCAAAACGATGTGAAACAGAAATTATCAGTTTCGAGAGGCCGTGTTCTTCTGGTTCTTTGAGGCTGCACCATGATTCATCTGGCAGCTCTTCCTCTTGCTCTAGCAATGTGTCGGCCCAAGTTATCGATCGCTATATTGACGGAGAACAGCTTCCGGAAATTAGCAAGTTAAGGAACAGTTCAACTCCAGGAAATGGTGGTCGGAGGCATCCACCGGGAGCTCGATATACTGCACCTTCATCTCCGACACATAGTGTCAAAGAGAAAAACAAGTCTCATTCATTTAGGGATGGTGACAGCACTCGTCTTCACTTTTCATCTAGAGATAGGGTGGAAAATGGATTCGGGCATGAGTCGCCACGAATGGTTGCAAAGAATGTGATTGAGAGGCTTTCACAGACTCATGTTGTCCCAAAATCAAGTTCAAAGGGATTCAACCGTCATATTCCGATCACAAAGGAAGATGTATATGGTGGATACTTGAATATGCGTCCTGAGTCCAAATTGGAAATGGATGAGCCTTACAAAAATTGTTTCATTGAGGGAAACCCTGACGGTTTAAATTCTTCTGAAGATGATTCAGTAGTCGAGTTAGAAAGACGATCTAAACATGCCAAGGAAAGAGCCTTGCTTCTTTCTGAAGCTCATGAGCAGGAAAGCTTTATTTGTAATGGTGGGTTTGATGTTTCATCGCTCATTCGGTCTGTTCAGCAcctaaaagaggagaaaaaaaagCTAGCCCTCGAGGTTTTGGATCTTCAACAGTCTAGAATTGACGAGAGAGCGAGTGCTAGGGAGGAACTGAGAATGGCGAGGGAAGAAATGGAGTCACAGATTGAAAAACTAGAGAAGGCAAAGCATGAGACACAGTTGCGATTCGAAAAGGAGTTCGATAGAAGGTCAAGTGATTGGTCGGTTAAGCTTGAGAAGTATAGCTTAGAAGAGCAAAGGCTTCGTGATCGAGTTCAAGAGTTAGCAGAGCAAAACGTTTCACTTCAGAGAGAAGTCTCTTCCTTCAATGACAGGGAAACTGAAAACAGAAGCCTTACGAAGTACTCAGAACAACAACTTAAAGAGTTGATGAGAAGGGTTGAAAAGATGAACGATGAGAATCAAGATCTAAGTCAAAATCTCTCCGAGTCACAAGAGAAGCATAGAGCAGCAATGGAAGATGTAGCTTGCGTTAGAAGAAATCTCgaagagaaagagaaggagTGCAAGGAATTGCAAAAGTCCGTTACCAGACTACTCCGAACATGCACCGAGCAAGAGAAAATGATTGAAGGGTTGAGAGATGGATACGGTAAGGAGATCGACCAGAAGCAATCtatggaaaagaatgaaaagcAAGTGCAAAAATTACAAAGGGAGCAAATGAGGTTAACTGGAGTAGAATTGGCATTAAGAAAGGAAGTAGAGTCTTATAGGCTTGAAGCTTACTCTCTTCGACGCGAGAATATCTATTTGTTGAATCAATTAAAGGgtaatggaaatgaaattatCGGATTAACCTCCAAGTTTGACAACGAACTGCAGGATCATGTATGCTGTCTACAGAATCGCGGACTGTCTATGCTTAATGAGATTATCAATCTGTCTTCAAAGTTAATTGAGTTCATCAAAGGAAAACCTAGTCATCTTCAAGGAATGCAACCAGGTTTAGATAGTCTATTTATTGTTGAATCTGATCTTAAAATCGAAGGCTTTAAACGTGGAATTGAAAGCCTAAGGAGAAGTCTGCAGACAATATCTGGTTTGTTGCATGAGAAATCCGGTTTGGTTGCCTCGGACTCTCACTCAGCATCCGTGGATCCAACCATGTCAACAAAACGCAACAATCAATCTTCAGAG ATTATAAGAAGTGAGCTTAAAGCAGAAACTATGATGACAAGTTTGTTGAAGGAAAAGCTTTATTCAAAAGAGGTTGAAATAGAAGAGTTGCAAGCTGAGGTTGCGGCAGCTTTGAGAGGCAATGAAATACTAAGATGTGAATTACAAAATTCAACTGACAACATTTCATGCCTCACTCATAGGTTGAAGGATCTTCAACTTCAG ATACcgaaaaaagatgaaaatgtaaGTCGACTCGAGAGCGAGTTACAAGAATCAACAAAGGAACTAACCATATTGAAGGGTATATTGGTTAAGGTTTCACAAGAGAGAGATTTGATGTGGGAAGAAGTGAAGCAATATAATGAGAAGAACATGGTTTTGAATTCAGAGATTAATGCATTGAAAAAGAGAATAGAAGGTTTGGAAGAAGACATACATCTAAAAGAAGGTCAGATTACAATTTTGAAAGACACTTTAAGCAATCATAAAAGTTGTGATCTTCTTGGTAGTCCCACTTCTATGCCTGAATTCTTGCTGGAATGA
- the LOC105780398 gene encoding uncharacterized protein LOC105780398 isoform X3: MIYIEMKKLFFFKSSSSSSGNNKVLSASMDKQVYQGKTSESWLNDQLVDMADYSWKLMSDSPSFSNASSLVRSRSLSSGNELGQQNCSSSQQQYDHQSRCRAHMPEKKSKAKRCETEIISFERPCSSGSLRLHHDSSGSSSSCSSNVSAQVIDRYIDGEQLPEISKLRNSSTPGNGGRRHPPGARYTAPSSPTHSVKEKNKSHSFRDGDSTRLHFSSRDRVENGFGHESPRMVAKNVIERLSQTHVVPKSSSKGFNRHIPITKEDVYGGYLNMRPESKLEMDEPYKNCFIEGNPDGLNSSEDDSVVELERRSKHAKERALLLSEAHEQESFICNGGFDVSSLIRSVQHLKEEKKKLALEVLDLQQSRIDERASAREELRMAREEMESQIEKLEKAKHETQLRFEKEFDRRSSDWSVKLEKYSLEEQRLRDRVQELAEQNVSLQREVSSFNDRETENRSLTKYSEQQLKELMRRVEKMNDENQDLSQNLSESQEKHRAAMEDVACVRRNLEEKEKECKELQKSVTRLLRTCTEQEKMIEGLRDGYGKEIDQKQSMEKNEKQVQKLQREQMRLTGVELALRKEVESYRLEAYSLRRENIYLLNQLKGNGNEIIGLTSKFDNELQDHVCCLQNRGLSMLNEIINLSSKLIEFIKGKPSHLQGMQPGLDSLFIVESDLKIEGFKRGIESLRRSLQTISGLLHEKSGLVASDSHSASVDPTMSTKRNNQSSEKIIRSELKAETMMTSLLKEKLYSKEVEIEELQAEVAAALRGNEILRCELQNSTDNISCLTHRLKDLQLQVSQERDLMWEEVKQYNEKNMVLNSEINALKKRIEGLEEDIHLKEGQITILKDTLSNHKSCDLLGSPTSMPEFLLE, encoded by the exons ATGATATATATAGAGATGAAGAAACTGTTTTTCTTCAAATCTTCCTCTTCTAGCAGTGGTAACAACAAGGTTCTTTCGGCATCAATGGATAAACAAGTTTACCAGGGGAAAACATCAGAAAGTTGGTTGAATGATCAACTTGTTGACATGGCTGACTACAGTTGGAAGCTAATGTCTGATAGCCCCAGCTTCAGTAATGCTTCTAGTCTTGTTCGGAGTCGTTCTTTGTCATCAGGCAACGAGCTTGGACAACAAAATTGTTCTTCCTCACAACAGCAGTATGATCACCAATCGCG ATGCAGGGCTCATATGCCTGAGAAGAAATCTAAGGCAAAACGATGTGAAACAGAAATTATCAGTTTCGAGAGGCCGTGTTCTTCTGGTTCTTTGAGGCTGCACCATGATTCATCTGGCAGCTCTTCCTCTTGCTCTAGCAATGTGTCGGCCCAAGTTATCGATCGCTATATTGACGGAGAACAGCTTCCGGAAATTAGCAAGTTAAGGAACAGTTCAACTCCAGGAAATGGTGGTCGGAGGCATCCACCGGGAGCTCGATATACTGCACCTTCATCTCCGACACATAGTGTCAAAGAGAAAAACAAGTCTCATTCATTTAGGGATGGTGACAGCACTCGTCTTCACTTTTCATCTAGAGATAGGGTGGAAAATGGATTCGGGCATGAGTCGCCACGAATGGTTGCAAAGAATGTGATTGAGAGGCTTTCACAGACTCATGTTGTCCCAAAATCAAGTTCAAAGGGATTCAACCGTCATATTCCGATCACAAAGGAAGATGTATATGGTGGATACTTGAATATGCGTCCTGAGTCCAAATTGGAAATGGATGAGCCTTACAAAAATTGTTTCATTGAGGGAAACCCTGACGGTTTAAATTCTTCTGAAGATGATTCAGTAGTCGAGTTAGAAAGACGATCTAAACATGCCAAGGAAAGAGCCTTGCTTCTTTCTGAAGCTCATGAGCAGGAAAGCTTTATTTGTAATGGTGGGTTTGATGTTTCATCGCTCATTCGGTCTGTTCAGCAcctaaaagaggagaaaaaaaagCTAGCCCTCGAGGTTTTGGATCTTCAACAGTCTAGAATTGACGAGAGAGCGAGTGCTAGGGAGGAACTGAGAATGGCGAGGGAAGAAATGGAGTCACAGATTGAAAAACTAGAGAAGGCAAAGCATGAGACACAGTTGCGATTCGAAAAGGAGTTCGATAGAAGGTCAAGTGATTGGTCGGTTAAGCTTGAGAAGTATAGCTTAGAAGAGCAAAGGCTTCGTGATCGAGTTCAAGAGTTAGCAGAGCAAAACGTTTCACTTCAGAGAGAAGTCTCTTCCTTCAATGACAGGGAAACTGAAAACAGAAGCCTTACGAAGTACTCAGAACAACAACTTAAAGAGTTGATGAGAAGGGTTGAAAAGATGAACGATGAGAATCAAGATCTAAGTCAAAATCTCTCCGAGTCACAAGAGAAGCATAGAGCAGCAATGGAAGATGTAGCTTGCGTTAGAAGAAATCTCgaagagaaagagaaggagTGCAAGGAATTGCAAAAGTCCGTTACCAGACTACTCCGAACATGCACCGAGCAAGAGAAAATGATTGAAGGGTTGAGAGATGGATACGGTAAGGAGATCGACCAGAAGCAATCtatggaaaagaatgaaaagcAAGTGCAAAAATTACAAAGGGAGCAAATGAGGTTAACTGGAGTAGAATTGGCATTAAGAAAGGAAGTAGAGTCTTATAGGCTTGAAGCTTACTCTCTTCGACGCGAGAATATCTATTTGTTGAATCAATTAAAGGgtaatggaaatgaaattatCGGATTAACCTCCAAGTTTGACAACGAACTGCAGGATCATGTATGCTGTCTACAGAATCGCGGACTGTCTATGCTTAATGAGATTATCAATCTGTCTTCAAAGTTAATTGAGTTCATCAAAGGAAAACCTAGTCATCTTCAAGGAATGCAACCAGGTTTAGATAGTCTATTTATTGTTGAATCTGATCTTAAAATCGAAGGCTTTAAACGTGGAATTGAAAGCCTAAGGAGAAGTCTGCAGACAATATCTGGTTTGTTGCATGAGAAATCCGGTTTGGTTGCCTCGGACTCTCACTCAGCATCCGTGGATCCAACCATGTCAACAAAACGCAACAATCAATCTTCAGAG AAGATTATAAGAAGTGAGCTTAAAGCAGAAACTATGATGACAAGTTTGTTGAAGGAAAAGCTTTATTCAAAAGAGGTTGAAATAGAAGAGTTGCAAGCTGAGGTTGCGGCAGCTTTGAGAGGCAATGAAATACTAAGATGTGAATTACAAAATTCAACTGACAACATTTCATGCCTCACTCATAGGTTGAAGGATCTTCAACTTCAG GTTTCACAAGAGAGAGATTTGATGTGGGAAGAAGTGAAGCAATATAATGAGAAGAACATGGTTTTGAATTCAGAGATTAATGCATTGAAAAAGAGAATAGAAGGTTTGGAAGAAGACATACATCTAAAAGAAGGTCAGATTACAATTTTGAAAGACACTTTAAGCAATCATAAAAGTTGTGATCTTCTTGGTAGTCCCACTTCTATGCCTGAATTCTTGCTGGAATGA
- the LOC105780398 gene encoding uncharacterized protein LOC105780398 isoform X4, whose protein sequence is MIYIEMKKLFFFKSSSSSSGNNKVLSASMDKQVYQGKTSESWLNDQLVDMADYSWKLMSDSPSFSNASSLVRSRSLSSGNELGQQNCSSSQQQYDHQSRCRAHMPEKKSKAKRCETEIISFERPCSSGSLRLHHDSSGSSSSCSSNVSAQVIDRYIDGEQLPEISKLRNSSTPGNGGRRHPPGARYTAPSSPTHSVKEKNKSHSFRDGDSTRLHFSSRDRVENGFGHESPRMVAKNVIERLSQTHVVPKSSSKGFNRHIPITKEDVYGGYLNMRPESKLEMDEPYKNCFIEGNPDGLNSSEDDSVVELERRSKHAKERALLLSEAHEQESFICNGGFDVSSLIRSVQHLKEEKKKLALEVLDLQQSRIDERASAREELRMAREEMESQIEKLEKAKHETQLRFEKEFDRRSSDWSVKLEKYSLEEQRLRDRVQELAEQNVSLQREVSSFNDRETENRSLTKYSEQQLKELMRRVEKMNDENQDLSQNLSESQEKHRAAMEDVACVRRNLEEKEKECKELQKSVTRLLRTCTEQEKMIEGLRDGYGKEIDQKQSMEKNEKQVQKLQREQMRLTGVELALRKEVESYRLEAYSLRRENIYLLNQLKGNGNEIIGLTSKFDNELQDHVCCLQNRGLSMLNEIINLSSKLIEFIKGKPSHLQGMQPGLDSLFIVESDLKIEGFKRGIESLRRSLQTISGLLHEKSGLVASDSHSASVDPTMSTKRNNQSSEKIIRSELKAETMMTSLLKEKLYSKEVEIEELQAEVAAALRGNEILRCELQNSTDNISCLTHRLKDLQLQSNVSKS, encoded by the exons ATGATATATATAGAGATGAAGAAACTGTTTTTCTTCAAATCTTCCTCTTCTAGCAGTGGTAACAACAAGGTTCTTTCGGCATCAATGGATAAACAAGTTTACCAGGGGAAAACATCAGAAAGTTGGTTGAATGATCAACTTGTTGACATGGCTGACTACAGTTGGAAGCTAATGTCTGATAGCCCCAGCTTCAGTAATGCTTCTAGTCTTGTTCGGAGTCGTTCTTTGTCATCAGGCAACGAGCTTGGACAACAAAATTGTTCTTCCTCACAACAGCAGTATGATCACCAATCGCG ATGCAGGGCTCATATGCCTGAGAAGAAATCTAAGGCAAAACGATGTGAAACAGAAATTATCAGTTTCGAGAGGCCGTGTTCTTCTGGTTCTTTGAGGCTGCACCATGATTCATCTGGCAGCTCTTCCTCTTGCTCTAGCAATGTGTCGGCCCAAGTTATCGATCGCTATATTGACGGAGAACAGCTTCCGGAAATTAGCAAGTTAAGGAACAGTTCAACTCCAGGAAATGGTGGTCGGAGGCATCCACCGGGAGCTCGATATACTGCACCTTCATCTCCGACACATAGTGTCAAAGAGAAAAACAAGTCTCATTCATTTAGGGATGGTGACAGCACTCGTCTTCACTTTTCATCTAGAGATAGGGTGGAAAATGGATTCGGGCATGAGTCGCCACGAATGGTTGCAAAGAATGTGATTGAGAGGCTTTCACAGACTCATGTTGTCCCAAAATCAAGTTCAAAGGGATTCAACCGTCATATTCCGATCACAAAGGAAGATGTATATGGTGGATACTTGAATATGCGTCCTGAGTCCAAATTGGAAATGGATGAGCCTTACAAAAATTGTTTCATTGAGGGAAACCCTGACGGTTTAAATTCTTCTGAAGATGATTCAGTAGTCGAGTTAGAAAGACGATCTAAACATGCCAAGGAAAGAGCCTTGCTTCTTTCTGAAGCTCATGAGCAGGAAAGCTTTATTTGTAATGGTGGGTTTGATGTTTCATCGCTCATTCGGTCTGTTCAGCAcctaaaagaggagaaaaaaaagCTAGCCCTCGAGGTTTTGGATCTTCAACAGTCTAGAATTGACGAGAGAGCGAGTGCTAGGGAGGAACTGAGAATGGCGAGGGAAGAAATGGAGTCACAGATTGAAAAACTAGAGAAGGCAAAGCATGAGACACAGTTGCGATTCGAAAAGGAGTTCGATAGAAGGTCAAGTGATTGGTCGGTTAAGCTTGAGAAGTATAGCTTAGAAGAGCAAAGGCTTCGTGATCGAGTTCAAGAGTTAGCAGAGCAAAACGTTTCACTTCAGAGAGAAGTCTCTTCCTTCAATGACAGGGAAACTGAAAACAGAAGCCTTACGAAGTACTCAGAACAACAACTTAAAGAGTTGATGAGAAGGGTTGAAAAGATGAACGATGAGAATCAAGATCTAAGTCAAAATCTCTCCGAGTCACAAGAGAAGCATAGAGCAGCAATGGAAGATGTAGCTTGCGTTAGAAGAAATCTCgaagagaaagagaaggagTGCAAGGAATTGCAAAAGTCCGTTACCAGACTACTCCGAACATGCACCGAGCAAGAGAAAATGATTGAAGGGTTGAGAGATGGATACGGTAAGGAGATCGACCAGAAGCAATCtatggaaaagaatgaaaagcAAGTGCAAAAATTACAAAGGGAGCAAATGAGGTTAACTGGAGTAGAATTGGCATTAAGAAAGGAAGTAGAGTCTTATAGGCTTGAAGCTTACTCTCTTCGACGCGAGAATATCTATTTGTTGAATCAATTAAAGGgtaatggaaatgaaattatCGGATTAACCTCCAAGTTTGACAACGAACTGCAGGATCATGTATGCTGTCTACAGAATCGCGGACTGTCTATGCTTAATGAGATTATCAATCTGTCTTCAAAGTTAATTGAGTTCATCAAAGGAAAACCTAGTCATCTTCAAGGAATGCAACCAGGTTTAGATAGTCTATTTATTGTTGAATCTGATCTTAAAATCGAAGGCTTTAAACGTGGAATTGAAAGCCTAAGGAGAAGTCTGCAGACAATATCTGGTTTGTTGCATGAGAAATCCGGTTTGGTTGCCTCGGACTCTCACTCAGCATCCGTGGATCCAACCATGTCAACAAAACGCAACAATCAATCTTCAGAG AAGATTATAAGAAGTGAGCTTAAAGCAGAAACTATGATGACAAGTTTGTTGAAGGAAAAGCTTTATTCAAAAGAGGTTGAAATAGAAGAGTTGCAAGCTGAGGTTGCGGCAGCTTTGAGAGGCAATGAAATACTAAGATGTGAATTACAAAATTCAACTGACAACATTTCATGCCTCACTCATAGGTTGAAGGATCTTCAACTTCAG TCAAATGTGTCAAAATCCTAA